Part of the Pomacea canaliculata isolate SZHN2017 linkage group LG11, ASM307304v1, whole genome shotgun sequence genome is shown below.
AatgtatacaaacaaaatgCGCGCGCTGACACACACGATCCAAACAGAAGCAAGTTCTATGAGAAGGCTCTTGTAAAAAGGTTTAAGAGGAAGCAAAGTATctacacacaataaataattgTTGATTACCTGTTTCTACAGCTCTCAAAGTAAACAGAGACTGTTATACATCTTTATCAGGATCCTGTTCTGACTGttgtttaaagataaaaaaaatgtcaggacTAACATTGTAACCAGCAGAACCCTGATCACAAAAGTTCATATCCCATTTCCTGACATAAACTTAAAGATACACACAGTCTGTTGtagtttcattaaatttatttaagaaaGCATGTTTTCACCTGTAAATTCTTCAAACGAATGTAAAGGTTAATGTGTGATATGATTTAATGTATGGGAAGTGGACTCTTACAGATAAAAGGCATTCGGAAGGGTATGATTGTAGATcttagcagaaaaaaataattattaaatacaaCTCATAACACTAATAACAGAACATTTCtagtaaataaatacagtatACTATAGAtctgttaataattttcatggATAAAAGGACTTTATTTACAGTTGAATGCACCTCCACCAGTCTTTGTGTTCCACGACAACTGCGGAAACAACATTCGTCTGACGAACGGTAACAGGACAGcggagaaaaaaatgcagcaggCCTTCTGTAACGCGgtggtcgtgtcacgtgaccctatgttagcgaacgtcttgtatgaagtaagacATTTGACTAAAactatgatgatgacaaagattATCATTATAATGATGAGTAGTACTGTTATTAATAAATCGGACTTcagaataaaaattacttttatttaattttctttgctttacagGGTACAGACGCAAatgaaaaaatcattttgatttattttgtttccattttcttaaaATCGTTAATACAAGTTGATAACAGCTTACCGAGGACGGATTGAGTAGTGTCaatacattctttctcttttcacgCTTGTGGCTTTACTGAGAGATTGACATCCTTTAGTGCAAATAGTCATCTAAATAAGCTGTTACAgcttgacatgtcatgacactgggATGTTGACGCAGGTCAGAGTGGACTCAGTAACAGATAAGGAAAACTATCTAGAACTGGGTGTGACACGAAATTCTCCTGCACACGTCAGTGTGACACATTCGTCTGCATACGTGAAAGACTCCGTTATAATCGCGCCTGGTAAGGTCTGCTACCAGCAAGAACGTGTAAGTCTTTATGTCTCAGAGTGCAGATTGCTTAGGGTTTGGTCTTAGTGTAAGAGATGAATctgagtatttttgttttttttattacacaaaGCATGCTTGAAGgttttgataatttttgttttcttttcgaaTGAGCTGGTAAAACTTAGGGACAAATGTTATTCccaaattaaaatcaaaatctttacctgctgtaaataaaaacctACAGACACCTAAATATGTAGAATGAGGCCAATATGAGAGACCTTAGACGGATCCGTATATGTTGACTTAGGTGAGATAGGATAAGTTATTTAGGCGGTTTGATTTTTTTGGACAGTAACTTTAATAAATTGTGgataaaacaatgaaagtgtGTTATAACActtgatttgtaaaaatgttttctgaagcCGAGGAAAACCCGTTTGGAGAAATTGAACTAAAGCGTTTACTGACCTAAATAAAGCAGACCTtagtgtgtaaacaaaatctgttttgtaCATCAAGTAAATGAAATCACCCTGCTCATAcctaacatttttatgaaagtttcAAGCATTTTTCTCGTGTGTGTCAGAGTTAAAGACGGAGGTCAAGGTGGGGGCTCACTCCACGcccaatattttattaataagataaaaatatcagGTATTTATATGTAGGTGCCGATACCGCTCGCAAATGAACTTAAGGGACTTAAAGTCGGGAGTCGAGTCGGGGTACTGGTGACCTCATCCAACGACCTTCACCTCTACATCAACGGACAGGACCTGGGCGTTGCAGCAAACAATGTCACACAACCCTGGTTTGCTGTCTTTGATATTGGCAGTTTAGTTAATCAGGTAAGAGACACAGGTTATCACAAACACCACAGTTAGTCACACAGgcagacactgacactgacagaagaaaacaaacgtAGATCAGTGGGTGTGTCAGTGCCCAGTGGAACTTTTTTAACTTGATTagcttcatttgttgttgtcatagttattttcttttaattttttgtttctcttttttaagcACGATTGttaatgtatatatgtttacaaCCAAACACTGTATCTTAAAGATCAATTTTACTAAAGAACGTCATGCAGggttgaaaacacaaaaaataaatacataaacacatgaaCTCCTCTATTTCCATTTATATATTCTACACTATCGCACAGTTCCCTTAATTAACTATGACCTCTCTGGTCACAGTCTCTAAagcttgtttattttcaaaaccaAGAAATTCCAATGTCCGATATTGGATATGAATCCGCTAATTGGCTTTCACAAACTATAAATTACTTTCACTCAAGATGTCCGCCACGCAGCCTTTCGAAAAGCAAAGGTAGCATCTCTGGGTCACTAGGTTGTTAGACTAATCACAACACAGGAAGAAAATTATCCGTCAGTGGATCCTCTCCGTTAGTCTGGGAGTAGCGACGGTTATCCCGCCTCCGAGTAAAAGCTCAATattctttgaaacaaatgaaCATCTACCCAAGTAGTTCCACCTGTTACAACTATGAGGGAGGTAGAacctttgtaatatttgtaatatctCACTGTGGTTCTTCTGTCAACTTTGACACTTGTCCAGGCATGTCGTTCCTTTATTTTCCCCCATTGGCTGGACAAGGAACTACATTCTTCCCGACTCTTTCCTTCACAAACTTCACACACTCTTTCTGCCCCACAGGCCTATTAGGGAATGCCTGAAATGAGTTTACAGTGAATACTAGTCTCCATACTAAACAATGGTTAGTTATCCACAGTCacaacaacacactacacaatcgTAACCAGTCGAGttcctgacacaaacacactttatatCACACAGAGGAGTTTGGGATTGCCTGGGGAGACTGTAACGATCTCTTGAGCGGTGATAACATGAAGGTGTCTAGAAAACTGCAGTTAATGAGCAATAAAGAGAAGACACTTGTCTTACCTATTGCATGTGGTTGGCGTACagactgtttttttattttagtaaagttAACATTTGTacaaaggtttgtttgtttgataagtAAAGCACTAAGCTTTGTACCTGCTgctctgttgtctgttttacaggtgacagccctACCTACATCTTGGAGAACATAAAGAATATCAGAAAACAAGAAGGCTGAGAGaataaaactagaatatttttgtgatcgAGGATGACACCAACCTGTGCGTTGATATTACCAATGAGAGTTCCAGTGAATTTGTTTCGTCAACCTGATTGAAGAGACGTGGgatgatatattattttaatcagtATAATATATTGTGTAAACACTACGAAAGTATACACATACGTGCtcctgtaaattttttaaatacattgaaTCGAACTTTGGCTTCTGGTTGTGTTCATTAGTTCTAAAAAGGCTGTTCATAAGTTACTGTTCATCGATAATGTAAATAATCATCCGTTCTGTAATTTGCTTCTGCTACCcaataagtaaaattattacttacagTGTCTGTGCCTCTCCCTGAAGAAAATGTCtctattctttaaaaaaaaaccttccatACTGAGTAGGTATATTGAACACTTTCACGAGGCACTGAGTCATAGCTCGCATCTTAATGTTTTGCTTTAGCTTTAACTCAGTTTTGTGAAAATGAGTGAAATGGACAGCAGACAGTACAGTAGTTGTAAATGCACTGTACGTGACTTGTAAACACTTCTGTGGAAAGTTGCTGAACTGTGCCGTATAGTGGCGGTGGTACGACTGTGtttattgtctgttttcttctggttcaagaaaagataaaatggcCTCTAAAAAAGACGATCAAAggaaagcaaaagagaaaaccGGGAACTGGTAATAACGATAGTATGTTGAGGAGTTCTACTCATACACTACAAAGTTCAAAGGATGAAACCAAATGTAACTGCCTGTTAGTCTCAGAATAAACCTGTTAATAGGAAATATACTTTAGAAATTCCTTCAAGATAATAATATGCATCCATCTGTGCTCAGGTTTGTTTTCTTAAGTCCGgctttaaaaattgtgtgtCAGACACTTATGTTATTGATATACTCAGGTGTGATTCTAACAAGACAATAAAGCGACTCACATTTCAGTTATCTGACACATCGATGAGCTAAGATGTTGAACTGATTTCTTGGCGATTTTCTCAGTTCATTCTTTTCAGTTTGCACTTACTAAAGATGTGTTTTCCTGTTTATATGGTTTTAATATATCGGCTGAAAGCTATGGTTAATGTGTGAAGCCTCTTCTTTGTCTTGGAAACACAGTCCGATTATACCACGTACGTgtagactgctgtctgtctgccgagaccaacggcCTCTTGTaaagttcttcgctgttagtctcggctagccttaacaatgaatatTACTTAagcggaagctttgtatacaccagcctcgttctagtagttaactgtaaACAATCGTCACATGACTAAAGTATCAACAATCCTTTCCTCATACAGTTTCAAATGTACGTAAGCCACCATCATTGTCAGCAGATGTCAATCCTTTTCCTTCTGTAGCCAAAGTCACATGGTAGTTGTCAGGTATCCACACGATTCTGAAATAAGATAAACACAGTGAGTAAACTGAATTCTTTGTTCTGTGGTGGCACTGATCATCTACAATAACAGAGAAAATGTGATCATTCCTTGCaattaacaaacattaaacagattTACTTCaattcatttcactttttttgtcattttgtatacgccccaaaaaatttttttctaaagtgtGTATTACTTAAAAGATCCATGCAAACAAGTCGATAGGATGTCAAGGGGATAGAACCCAGGTGTGATTAGACTACGGTGGACTTCTACCGATGTGACTGCGCTACTACAACTCCACTAAGAGATGGTGAGACGACCTCCGAGGTCTGTACTGTGCCAACCTCTGTGTTACTGAtgtcatcacgtgactttcATAATAGACACTAGGACTCCATGTGTGATGGAATGAAGATAGCGACTCCACATTCTGAGACAGCATGAAGCAGCTGATTTTTTACTTACTTTGTAAAATTATCGCtgtttgtgattgtgtatgCGACAGATGTGTCTTCctgctttgttttaatatgtAGGCTGAACATAGgttatatattatatgttaACGCTATCTGTCGGCCTTTGACCCTATAATCTACTTTATCctataataataagtaaaactTCGTGAGATTAGCTTGTATGTTAAAGAAACTGGTtagtaataaaatgtaatgatgTGAAAATTTCTATATCGTGCATACTTGTTGTATTTTCTCCATACGCTTGGattttttgtacatattttatatattttatattttatgttttttaccgtttgtattttcaaatttgtataTGTCTATTGTCTGGCATAGAGAGATAAGCAATGAGcctttttaagtttcttatacctTACATGGTTTAATTTTTAGAATTCTCTGTGCTTCTTAAATTGTAAgcataaattaaataaaaattatataaaagaaCTCAAATGAAATCACCTATGCGTTTGATTTTGATTACCAGACAATAGAGTCTAATCTTTCATGAAGTTGCTACTGTCCATAAGTTTCTGTCTGGTGTATAGCCGACAACAACTCAAGTATTAAACATTAGTAAAAGAGGTTAATATTGAAAGTAGGTCAGATACCATTCCTCGGAAAGTTTGTAGctggaaaacttaaaaaaaaacaacagaagttAATATTTTTGAAGAAGTTTACTCCCgtgagaaagatgatgacatCAGTGAAAGAGAAATCAACGCACAAGTAGTGGATCGTACAGGAGGGCACTTGAATACATAGAAAAGAATTTTCGCGACACACTAAAGACaattaaatgttttgctttcacATACCAAAGTCTCTACAGTTAATCAAGACCACAAAGTGTGTGGCTCCCTAATTCACAGTCTGGGAGGCTTCATAAACACTGAGCTGTCTACTGTCTACACACCGACCTTCGTAGCTTCTTCAAGTAACGTGGTGACCACGTGTTTCTAGTTCCTTCCATTCTTATTAGCCTGGTTACATGGCAACTTACCCACACTTATACTCATTATGtagaataaaattacaaatcacAATAGATAATGCTTTTGAACAAACTTCGACTTTAATGAATATCGGTCACTGTACTTGAAGACAGTTATTTCTAATATATTATTGTTAAGTTTAAGCTGTCTAGAACAGTTTCCTTCCaatacacaaaaaagcaaaatctaTTTGTgtactaatttattttaaaagggaATTTCCGAATTAGTTGTTGTTTCTAtcaatgtcacgtgacgtgcacaGACAGGACCGGTCGTCGTAGCGAGAAACACTGAGTGAAAAAGTTGTCACTCTTAGTACTCAGGTAAACTGTCAAGTCAGGCAAATTAAAGCCTATCCAAATTAAGCAATTGTTTATCTCAAGGAGCAGGTGAGTACACTAACTACTTACACTACTTATCGTCGACACATTGAGTAAGTTCCTGGTCTGTGTGTCCCCTAACCGCCATATCTTGGTGAGTAGACGGTGACTCAGGTAGGTCAGCCATTGTGTAGTGACATTTATTGCTTCAGGTGTTCAGTTAAGTTCACAGTTTGCTTTAGCAGGTTGTGACTtttacacaataataaatacaagTATTAGAGCTCAGTTGCTGGATCATAAGTATTTCAGTTTGGTAACTGGTCTTGTATCTAAACCTCACTGCTGCCGCTAGTCATTTTCTTGAAGTTAcctcattaaagaaaaaagtctaaTAAAAGAATTCCTGTAATCAATTAAAATTCTGTATTGTCTTTAATGTCAAGAgaagttgttttatttcttcttctatttcatgcttcatttctttttcttcttcttttcttttctttctacattCAGAACATTTAACCTGCAAGGTGCATGACTAAGAGAAAAGcaatcagcaaaaaaaaaaaaaaaaaaaaaaaaaatgcaggaacACTCAACGATGTCTACTAAACTCACATtgctttcattcttccttcCCTCCATTTCATACGTTAATAATCTTCTTCGATTGTActcctctttttcttgtttttgtttcactCGAAAATACCtcttcaaaaacacaaaaaatgcgATTTACTTAAATGTCTTCACATTAAATTCTATTATACAGGGACAATTACTAACCTAGCACTACAAACTGTGCattatgtttgaatgttttgtatCTTCAGATTCTTCCAAGATGGATGAGCCACACGACTTACCCAAAATTATTCTCATTATGTGCAACAAAATTACAGGTCATGATAGATAATGCTTTGAACAAAGTCTgacatgaataaatatatatcaatatacTTGAAAACAGTTATTTCTTCCATATCATTGGATGGTTTAACCTGTCTAGAGTGGTTTCTTACAATGCACAAATATCCCAATTAAGCAAAATCTAATTGTGTACTAAATTATTGTAACGGGAATTTCCAAATTAGTTGCTGTTTCTATAAATATCACGTGACGTACACAGACGCGACCGGTCGTCGTAGCGAGAAACACTCTGAGCTAAACAGACTATTTGGTCTGAAATACTTACGTAGACTTACAAGTCAGGCAGAGTAAAGCCTCTACAAATTTAGCAATTGTTTATCTAAAGGAGCAGGTGAGTACACTAACGACTTACACTACTTAGTGTCGACACATTGAGTAAGTTCCTGGTCTGTGTGTCACCTACCCGCCATGTACTGTGAGTAGAGGGTGAGTGAAGTAGGTCAGCCGTTGTGTAGTGACATTTATTGCTTCAGGTGTTGAGTTATGTTCACAGTTTGCTGTAGCAGCCTAAAACTCCTACAGAATTATAATAACAAGTATTAGAGGTCAGGTGCTGGATCATAAGTTCTTCACGACAGTTTCATGTCCTCAGTTCGCTAACTGGTTGTGTATCTGTACCTCACTGCTGCCACTGATCACTCTGTTCAAAttacatcattaaaaattaaacagaattcatgtttctttttcgTAACATCAGTTACATAGACTCAAAGATGGCTCAGCAGTAAGAAAGACACCGTCCAGTGATTAACACTAAATCATTACTCTGATAATTATACTATTTTGTTATCTACTGTGTCAACAATGTGTCATTTCTCCGACGGATTCCAAACATAAAACCGGTTGTCCGCTGTGTAGGTGTCCTATCGTAGAGCAGTTAGATCGAGGTTCGTCCTATACTCTTGACAACCTGCcgacagattttctttttcattaaaccTTTACCTAACTCAAATgtacttctctttttcttgattgTGTTCCACTCCAAAATAACTCCAAAAACACAGCAGTACTATTTGCCTAAATGTCCTTTCACTAAATTTTGTTCTACCGAAATAATCACTAACCTAAGACTACAATCTGAGCattatgtttaaatgttttgtatcttCAGATTATATAATATGGCTGAGCCACTTGAACgagagtgtgctgtgtgtacgaatgacttcaccacaccaaagattctaccctgtggtcatctcctgtgtcgagaatgtgtcatttcctggataGATTCGAAATGTGCAGCTGGTTGTCCtctgtgtagatgtcctatagtacagcagtcagatggaagttcgtccgacactgttgacgccctgccgacagactttgtgatggaagcgctggtggagagcgctcgtgtgctgagtaaagatcacctttgttgtgtgtgtgaggacgtcagggcggacttcatctgtatgcagtgtcaggTCATGTTGTGTACAACGTGTAAAAAAGCTCATAAAAAGCTCCCAGTGAgtcgcagtcacgatgtggagagtgtcagcactgtgacacctgaacgtctggctgccagccgccctgcactgtgtgctgaccacggcgacaaacacgcGGAGTTCTTCTGCAGCGAACACCGCCTCGCTGTCTGCTCAGCCTGTAAGTCTACCAAACACAAAGTATGTTTAGAAACAAACTATCTTGACGATGAAATAAAGTCAGTTCAAAACTCACTTACCGACATAACAAAAAATCTGGTAGAAGCGGAGCAGAAGCTAGAGCAGGCTATAGgtcagctgacgtcacgtctacaggaagttgatgtcagtgaacaagaagacatggcgcaGGTGGACAAGGTGTGTAACTGTCTTTACAAGCTGGTGGAAGATGTTTGTAACAAGCTAAAGGACAAGTGTCGCAAGCAACATCTCAAAATCAGGAAGTCGCTATGTGACGTCAAGACTGGCTTTAGCAACCGTCTAgggaaggtgacgtcacacagacacattgtGACGCGAGCGGTGGCAGTATCACCACGTCCTGCactgatacacatgacacaggctctgacagacagggtcaacagccttgacctcagcaCTGACCTGCTGGGAGACAAATGGGAGAAGCCCTTGTCAAGTGTAGAGTGCTGTAAAGAAGTTGTGAGACGAATAGAAGACGAGCTTCTCATGTTGAAGCAAGAGAAGACAGAGGCAAAGGtaaaattttatcctttttaatcatttataaatttttaggttttgtttgtaacatttaaacaatatttctgtttgctagttttttttcccttttcttgagaaacctttttttccctccctggTATCAGCAGCTAGTGACAAAGCGAAAAATGGAGTTAtatgtagtgtgtgtatgtgtgtttcaaaaCACGTTTGCCATATATCTGTGTTATCTGTGCCCGCTGAAAACTTACCACGTTTGAGTGTATAAGTTTTAACAAGCAGGTCGTCAGAATCTTTAAACCATCtcaaggacacacacacacacacagtctgttgtagtttcattaaatttatttcagaatgcatgttttattcattcatcgCCTGTAAAGTCATCAAATGAATGTAAAGGTTAATGTGTGATATGATTTAATGTATGGGAAGTGAACTCTTACAGACACAAGACATTCCTAACGGTTTGATTCTAGATctctacagaaaaaataattataaaatacaactctataatacatataataataccaaaacattttcagttaaTACTTACAGTATACTATAGAtctgttaataattttcatatacaagagaatattatttacagttggtCTCACAGCcaccagtccttgtgttccacgaCAACTGCGGAACCAACATTCGTTTGACGAACGGTAACAGGACCGCGGAGAAGACAGAACTGAATATGATCGGTGACGGGgtggttgtgtcacgtgaccctatgttagcgaacgtcttgtatgaagtaagacATTTGACTAAAactatgatgatgacaacgattcTCATTATAATGAAGATTAGTACTGTTATTAATTAATCTGgctatataataaaaattacttttatttacttttctttcttttacaggaTACAGAcgcaaacaaaaaattattttgaattattttgtttccattttctaaaGATCTTTAATATAAGTTGATGACAGCTTACTGAGGACGGATTGAGTAGACtcaatacattttttctcttttcacgcTTGTGGCTTTACTGAGAGATTGACATCCTTTAGTGCAAATAGTCATCTAAATAAGCTGTCACAgcttgacatgtcatgacactgggATGTTGACGCAGGTCAGAGTGGACGCAGGAAAAAATAGGTACAAGAAGCTATCACTGGGTGTGACAAGAATTTCTCCTGCTCACCTTACTGTCAAAGAGTGGTCTGAAGACCTGAAAGACTCCGTTATCATCATGCCCGGTCATATCTTCCATCAGCGAAAACGTGTGAGTCTTCATGTCTTTGAGTGCAGATGACTTGTGGTTTGGTCTTCGTGTAAGAGATGAATCTTAGTATCATTCACTTATTCTCACTTTTTTAATACACAAAGCATGGTTGAATGTTTTgatggattttcttttcttttcccatgAGCTGGTAAAACTTAGGGACAAAtgtcgtgtgcggacgttttgccgaccggcgtttctccgcattatgtcagagagagagagagcttacttacttctcaaagaatgaaagtaactactagattacacaataattctttatttcaaacaaattttacacacagacttcacacacagttcactttgattgtcacagattatgcgcaacagctttgagaaaaaacattgatacaatggcgagagaaatgtgtgagctaaggggcgtcacacacttgacttcggctaaaggtccgcgtgaaatgccgaaatgaagtgccccgcgccgaaacgtccgtgtaccacAAATGTAATTCccaaattaaaatcaaaatctttacctgctgtaaataaaaacctACAGACATCTAAACATGTAGAATGAGGCCAATAAGAGAGACTTAGACGGATGTGCATATGTTGACTTAGGTGAGATAGGATAAGTTATTTAGgcggtttgattttttttttggacagtaacttttataaaattgtgGATAAAACAATGGAAGTGTGTTATAACActtgatttgtaaaaatgttttctgaagcCGAGGAAAACCCGTATGGAGAAATTGAACTAAAGCTTTTACTGACCCAAATAAAGCAGACCCTAGTCgttaaacaaaatcttttttttgtaCATCAAGTAACGGTAAAATGAAATCACCCTGCTCATACCTAACATTTCTTCTCGTACTCAGTTACAAAAAGATAATTGTCGAAAAGTGCGGGTTAGAGTTAAAGACGGAGGTCAAGGTGGGGGGCTCACTCCACGcccaatattttattaataagatttaaaaaagtcagGTATTTATATGTAGGTGCCTACACCGCTCACAAAAGAACTCGGGAGACTTAAAGTCGGGAGTCGAGTCGGGGTACTGGTGACCTCATCCAACGAACTTCACCTCTACATCAACGGACAGGACCTGGGCGTTGCAGCAAACAATGTTACACAACCCTGGTTTGCTGTCTTTGATATTGGCAGTTTAGTTAGTAAGGTAAGAGACACAGGTTATCACAAACACCACAATCAGTCATACAGgcagacactgacactgacagaagaaaacaaggaaagatCAGTGGGTGTGTCAGTGTccagtgacattttttttccttgattagcttcttttgttgttgtcatagttattttcttttatattctttttctcttttctaagCATGATCCttaatttatatatgtttacaacCAAACACTGTATCTTAAAGATTAATTTTACTATGGAACGTCATGCAGGGTCGAAATAAACACATGAATTCCCctatatctatttatatattctaCACTATCGCACAGTTTTCTTAATTAACTAGGACCTCTTGGGTCACAGTctataaagcttttttttctttccaaaaccAAGAAATTCCATAGATAATAGAAATGGATCCACTAATTGGCTTTCACAAACTATAAACTACTTTCAAAAAGCAAAGGTAGCATCTCTGGGTCACTAGGTTGTTAGACTTATCACAACACAGGAAGAAAATTATCCGTCAGTGGATCCTCTCCGTTAGTCTGGGAGTAGCGACGGTTATCCCCGCCTCCGAGTAAAATCTCAATattctttgaaacaaatgagCCTCGGTTGGCAGTACCAGTAGTTCCACCTGTTACAACTATGAGGGAGGTAGAacctttgtaatatttgtaatatttcgGTGAGGTTCTTCTGTCAACTTTGGGACTTGTCCtacatgtttctttattttgcctCATTGGCTGGACAAGGAACTACATTCCTCCTGACTCTTTCGTTTACAAACTTCACACACTCTTTGTGCCCCACAGGCCTATTAGGGAATGCCTCAAATGAGTTTACAGTGAATACTAGTCTCCATACTAAACAATGGTTAGTTACCTGCAGTCACAACAACACACTACACTATCGTAACCAGTCGATttcctgacacaaacacactttatatCACACAGAGGAGTTTGGGATTGCCTGGTGAGACTATAACGGTCTCTTTAACGGTGATAACATGAAGGTGTCTAGAAAACTGACGTTAATGAGTAATAAAGAGAAGACTCTTGTCTTACCTATTTCCTGGAGTTTATTTTAGTAAAGTTGACATTTGTacaagtgttttttgtttgataagTACAGCACTAAGCTTTGTACCTGCTgctctgttgtctgttttacaggtgacagcgCTTCCTACGTCTTTGAGAACATAAAGAATATCAGAGAACAAGAAGGCTGAGAGaat
Proteins encoded:
- the LOC112576277 gene encoding E3 ubiquitin-protein ligase TRIM33-like isoform X1 produces the protein MFCIFRLYNMAEPLERECAVCTNDFTTPKILPCGHLLCRECVISWIDSKCAAGCPLCRCPIVQQSDGSSSDTVDALPTDFVMEALVESARVLSKDHLCCVCEDVRADFICMQCQVMLCTTCKKAHKKLPVSRSHDVESVSTVTPERLAASRPALCADHGDKHAEFFCSEHRLAVCSACKSTKHKVCLETNYLDDEIKSVQNSLTDITKNLVEAEQKLEQAIGQLTSRLQEVDVSEQEDMAQVDKVCNCLYKLVEDVCNKLKDKCRKQHLKIRKSLCDVKTGFSNRLGKVTSHRHIVTRAVAVSPRPALIHMTQALTDRVNSLDLSTDLLGDKWEKPLSSVECCKEVVRRIEDELLMLKQEKTEAKLVSQPPVLVFHDNCGTNIRLTNGNRTAEKTELNMIGDGVVVSRDPMLANVLYEVRVDAGKNRYKKLSLGVTRISPAHLTVKEWSEDLKDSVIIMPGHIFHQRKRVPTPLTKELGRLKVGSRVGVLVTSSNELHLYINGQDLGVAANNVTQPWFAVFDIGSLVSKVTALPTSLRT
- the LOC112576277 gene encoding E3 ubiquitin-protein ligase TRIM33-like isoform X2 — its product is MAEPLERECAVCTNDFTTPKILPCGHLLCRECVISWIDSKCAAGCPLCRCPIVQQSDGSSSDTVDALPTDFVMEALVESARVLSKDHLCCVCEDVRADFICMQCQVMLCTTCKKAHKKLPVSRSHDVESVSTVTPERLAASRPALCADHGDKHAEFFCSEHRLAVCSACKSTKHKVCLETNYLDDEIKSVQNSLTDITKNLVEAEQKLEQAIGQLTSRLQEVDVSEQEDMAQVDKVCNCLYKLVEDVCNKLKDKCRKQHLKIRKSLCDVKTGFSNRLGKVTSHRHIVTRAVAVSPRPALIHMTQALTDRVNSLDLSTDLLGDKWEKPLSSVECCKEVVRRIEDELLMLKQEKTEAKLVSQPPVLVFHDNCGTNIRLTNGNRTAEKTELNMIGDGVVVSRDPMLANVLYEVRVDAGKNRYKKLSLGVTRISPAHLTVKEWSEDLKDSVIIMPGHIFHQRKRVPTPLTKELGRLKVGSRVGVLVTSSNELHLYINGQDLGVAANNVTQPWFAVFDIGSLVSKVTALPTSLRT